The following are encoded in a window of Flavobacterium psychrotrophum genomic DNA:
- a CDS encoding tetratricopeptide repeat-containing sensor histidine kinase has product MALRTYTFFLALLAVACLFSGCSEKQEDKDKLRELRFLEGTEKLSATRRLQILDSMAPIVKVREQDSLNRQMMRLIAFRYFFDGEYDKHKDIMRGFYRTAIEKKDSVVMAYSLYNIGSCFEAENQADSALYYYLNAGKVYRTVKDSVNMAQTAHSVACILFTQGNYAEAETEEIKALSYFRKTDNNEYIINGYTVLGATLCEMKSYPQALKYYQRALDETAGMKKAGFTMDEIRSKQRNIYGNIGVLYGAKGDHEKSLQYYTKALALPGYERYEYAVMIANRGYAKMMLDRNEDDYTGDLWESLRILDSLNEPITILETKKSIARHYLKKQDTLKSVTYLREIYAEAKANKSNYDMLESLSLLTLNDKQNTFKYSQLYFKLNDSLQQAERSMRNKFARIAYETDNIEQQNRSLSKRFNYTITAFIAVLAIALGLLMIVRLKSRNKELLYVQGQQQANEKIYNLLLEQEAESESAKIKERNRLAMELHDGVMNRIFTTRFNLMQLKDGQEDKKQLLVRELEETQDELRKISHDLKENFLPENESFADALKKLVERQQEPGGPVFDLYIDKFINWNDVSPECRVALFRITHEACTNARKHSKAANCNIAVMAQGQHIKLRIWDDGRGFDPKKVKDGIGLRNMRERVLALGGTFISTSSAGRGAVLDIIV; this is encoded by the coding sequence ATGGCACTACGCACGTACACTTTTTTTCTCGCTTTACTGGCAGTAGCATGCCTGTTTTCAGGCTGCTCTGAAAAACAGGAAGACAAAGACAAGCTGCGCGAACTGCGTTTTCTTGAAGGTACAGAAAAGCTCTCTGCAACCCGAAGGCTGCAAATTTTAGACAGCATGGCCCCTATTGTAAAGGTAAGGGAACAGGACAGCCTTAACCGCCAGATGATGCGCCTTATTGCCTTTCGCTACTTTTTTGACGGCGAGTATGATAAGCATAAAGATATTATGCGCGGATTTTACAGAACCGCAATAGAAAAAAAAGACTCTGTGGTAATGGCATATTCCCTTTACAACATAGGCAGCTGTTTTGAAGCAGAGAACCAGGCCGATAGCGCACTTTACTATTATCTTAATGCCGGCAAAGTATACCGCACCGTAAAAGATTCGGTAAATATGGCCCAAACGGCGCACTCTGTAGCCTGTATCCTTTTTACGCAGGGTAACTATGCTGAAGCCGAAACTGAGGAAATAAAAGCCCTGAGCTACTTTAGGAAAACAGATAACAACGAATACATTATTAATGGGTACACAGTACTGGGTGCCACCCTTTGTGAAATGAAGAGCTATCCGCAGGCACTAAAGTACTACCAGCGTGCTTTAGATGAAACGGCAGGCATGAAAAAAGCCGGTTTCACGATGGATGAAATCAGGTCTAAGCAGCGTAATATTTATGGAAACATAGGTGTGCTTTATGGAGCCAAGGGAGACCACGAAAAATCGTTACAATATTACACTAAGGCACTGGCCCTACCCGGTTATGAACGGTATGAATATGCTGTAATGATAGCCAACAGGGGTTACGCAAAAATGATGCTCGACAGGAATGAGGATGACTACACAGGAGACCTTTGGGAGTCATTACGAATACTGGATAGCCTTAATGAGCCCATTACCATACTCGAAACTAAAAAAAGCATTGCACGGCATTACCTTAAAAAACAGGACACCTTAAAATCGGTAACCTACCTTAGGGAAATTTATGCCGAAGCAAAAGCCAACAAAAGCAACTATGATATGCTTGAGTCGCTTTCGCTGCTTACGCTTAATGATAAGCAAAACACCTTTAAATATTCGCAGTTGTACTTTAAGCTAAACGACAGCCTGCAACAGGCAGAGCGTTCTATGCGTAATAAATTTGCCCGCATAGCTTATGAAACTGATAATATAGAACAACAAAACAGGTCGTTAAGCAAACGCTTTAATTATACCATTACGGCATTTATAGCAGTACTTGCCATAGCCCTTGGCCTGCTGATGATCGTGCGGCTAAAGTCGCGCAACAAAGAGCTTTTGTATGTACAGGGACAACAACAGGCTAACGAAAAAATTTATAACCTGCTACTGGAACAGGAAGCCGAGAGCGAAAGTGCAAAAATAAAAGAGCGTAACCGCCTGGCTATGGAACTGCATGATGGGGTTATGAACCGAATTTTTACTACGCGGTTTAACCTGATGCAGTTAAAAGACGGACAGGAGGATAAAAAACAACTTCTGGTGCGCGAACTGGAAGAAACGCAGGATGAGCTCCGTAAAATATCGCATGACCTTAAGGAGAATTTTTTGCCTGAAAATGAAAGTTTTGCCGATGCACTTAAAAAACTGGTAGAGCGCCAGCAGGAACCGGGTGGCCCTGTTTTTGACCTTTATATCGATAAATTTATCAACTGGAACGATGTTTCGCCAGAATGCCGTGTAGCACTTTTCAGGATAACACACGAGGCCTGTACTAATGCCCGTAAACACAGTAAAGCCGCAAACTGCAACATTGCCGTAATGGCACAGGGACAGCATATTAAACTTCGCATATGGGATGACGGGCGTGGCTTTGACCCTAAAAAAGTAAAAGATGGCATAGGCCTTCGCAACATGCGCGAACGCGTGCTAGCACTGGGCGGAACCTTTATAAGCACCTCATCTGCCGGGCGCGGAGCCGTGCTCGATATAATTGTTTGA
- a CDS encoding response regulator — protein sequence MNILLVDDHPFTVEGYKSVMEVHLEAKSPRISTAAGCREAYDAIMAAGTTRAFDLAIIDHNLPAFEEKKLASGADVALLIRKVMPSCKIVMITAHTEILVLYDIYKKIEPEGFITKNELTPQKLGDIALQLINGDTYKSPIVNKSIREVWTKELMIDDINRQILFFMAKGYKAKELDELVFLSDSSIQKRIASMKKAFGVTDNSSLVKEAIQQGFL from the coding sequence ATGAACATATTGCTCGTAGACGACCACCCCTTTACTGTAGAAGGATATAAGAGTGTAATGGAAGTGCACCTGGAGGCTAAGAGCCCGCGCATAAGCACCGCAGCAGGATGCCGTGAAGCTTATGATGCTATAATGGCAGCAGGCACAACCAGGGCATTTGACCTTGCCATTATAGACCACAACCTGCCTGCTTTTGAAGAAAAAAAACTTGCCAGTGGTGCCGATGTTGCTTTACTGATTCGTAAAGTTATGCCTTCCTGCAAAATAGTTATGATAACCGCACACACCGAGATACTGGTGCTGTATGATATTTACAAAAAAATAGAGCCGGAAGGGTTCATAACCAAAAACGAGCTTACCCCACAAAAGCTTGGCGACATAGCCCTGCAACTAATTAACGGCGATACGTATAAAAGCCCTATAGTAAATAAGAGCATTCGCGAAGTATGGACTAAAGAGTTGATGATAGACGATATTAACAGGCAGATACTGTTTTTTATGGCAAAAGGCTATAAAGCAAAGGAACTCGACGAACTTGTGTTTCTTTCAGACAGTAGTATACAAAAACGCATTGCCAGCATGAAAAAAGCTTTTGGCGTTACTGATAACAGCAGCCTTGTTAAGGAAGCTATACAACAAGGATTCTTGTAA
- a CDS encoding response regulator: MLESKNIYLSDDDADDRDFFTEAVLEISKKHKLTISTNGAELMEQLQRPPVPLPDIIFLDINMPKKDGIQSLNEIRKNELTGNIPVVMYSTSANPDYINKAHKLGANFYFVKPSDYKSLKQRIAAVLAIDWSRQAFPVDSSQFVLC, translated from the coding sequence ATGCTGGAATCAAAAAACATTTATCTTTCTGATGATGATGCAGATGACAGGGATTTCTTTACAGAAGCAGTTTTAGAAATTTCAAAAAAACATAAACTTACAATTAGTACCAATGGTGCAGAGCTTATGGAGCAACTGCAAAGACCACCCGTGCCACTACCGGACATTATCTTTCTGGATATTAATATGCCAAAGAAAGATGGTATACAAAGTCTGAATGAGATACGTAAAAACGAACTTACAGGCAATATTCCTGTGGTAATGTATTCTACAAGCGCTAATCCCGATTATATTAATAAAGCCCACAAACTTGGCGCTAACTTTTATTTTGTAAAGCCATCTGATTACAAAAGCCTTAAGCAGCGCATTGCAGCAGTACTTGCTATAGACTGGAGCCGTCAGGCATTTCCGGTAGACAGCTCGCAGTTTGTTTTGTGCTAA
- a CDS encoding heavy-metal-associated domain-containing protein, translated as MKNVFKLLAIFTLLLSSANMAAQQKTVQTATIKTVIHCDHCKACETCGDKFNRTLLKQKGVQMVVLDEKAMTIKVTYNSKKTNLDAIKQAIGKLGYDADDVKADPQAYAGLDDCCKK; from the coding sequence ATGAAAAACGTATTTAAACTCCTTGCCATATTTACACTACTGTTAAGCTCAGCAAATATGGCTGCGCAGCAAAAAACAGTGCAAACGGCTACTATTAAAACCGTTATACATTGCGACCACTGTAAGGCCTGTGAAACCTGCGGTGATAAATTTAACCGTACGCTTTTAAAACAAAAAGGCGTTCAGATGGTAGTGCTAGATGAAAAAGCCATGACCATTAAAGTTACTTACAACAGCAAGAAAACAAACCTTGATGCCATAAAACAGGCAATAGGTAAACTGGGCTATGATGCCGACGATGTAAAGGCAGACCCACAGGCATATGCCGGACTTGATGATTGCTGTAAAAAATAA
- the hemL gene encoding glutamate-1-semialdehyde 2,1-aminomutase, with amino-acid sequence MLYERSSRLFAEASEVIPGGVNSPVRAFKAVGGTPIFIKEANGAYLFDEDGNKYIDYINSWGPMILGHAYAPVVDAVIERAKKGTSFGTPTALETEIAALAVSMVPNIDKIRFVNSGTEACMSAIRLARGFTNREKIIKFSGCYHGHSDSFLIQAGSGAVTFGSPNSPGVTQGTAKDTLLANYNDLANVAEIFSANPNEIAAIIIEPVAGNMGCIPPADGFLEGLRKLCDDNGTLLIFDEVMTGFRLSKGGAQELFNIKADIVAFGKVIGGGLPVGAFAARNEIMNYLAPVGPVYQAGTLSGNPLAMAAGLEMLKALSADSGIFTRLDAKTAYLETGMRNILERKNIAHTINRKGSMISVHFDARPVTDFASAGYGNNDTFKKFFHGLLENGVYIAPSAYETWFITDALTYDDLNLTLAAIEKTANTL; translated from the coding sequence ATGTTATACGAAAGAAGCAGCCGCCTTTTTGCTGAGGCAAGCGAAGTAATACCCGGAGGTGTCAACTCTCCTGTACGTGCCTTTAAGGCAGTAGGTGGCACACCTATATTTATTAAAGAAGCTAATGGTGCTTATCTTTTTGATGAAGATGGCAACAAATATATAGACTATATAAACAGCTGGGGCCCCATGATACTGGGGCATGCTTATGCACCCGTAGTGGATGCCGTTATAGAGCGTGCAAAGAAGGGCACATCTTTTGGTACACCTACAGCGCTGGAAACCGAGATTGCTGCTTTGGCAGTAAGCATGGTTCCTAATATTGATAAAATACGTTTTGTAAACAGCGGAACCGAAGCCTGTATGAGCGCCATTCGGCTGGCACGTGGCTTTACCAACCGCGAAAAGATCATCAAGTTTTCGGGTTGTTACCACGGCCACTCAGACTCGTTCCTTATTCAGGCGGGTAGCGGCGCGGTAACGTTTGGTTCGCCAAACAGCCCCGGCGTAACCCAGGGTACGGCTAAAGATACACTATTAGCTAATTACAACGACCTTGCTAATGTAGCTGAGATATTTTCGGCTAACCCAAATGAAATAGCAGCCATAATCATAGAGCCTGTAGCGGGCAATATGGGCTGCATCCCTCCTGCCGATGGCTTTTTAGAAGGCCTGCGCAAACTTTGCGATGATAACGGCACGCTACTAATTTTTGATGAAGTAATGACGGGTTTCCGCCTTTCAAAAGGTGGCGCACAAGAATTGTTTAACATCAAAGCAGATATTGTAGCATTTGGTAAGGTTATAGGCGGCGGACTTCCTGTTGGGGCTTTTGCAGCGCGTAATGAGATTATGAATTACCTGGCACCCGTAGGCCCTGTTTACCAGGCAGGCACGTTGAGTGGTAACCCTTTAGCCATGGCTGCCGGCCTCGAAATGCTTAAAGCCCTAAGTGCCGATTCAGGCATTTTTACAAGACTCGATGCTAAAACAGCCTATCTGGAAACAGGTATGCGTAACATACTCGAAAGAAAAAATATTGCCCATACCATTAACCGTAAGGGTTCTATGATATCGGTACATTTTGATGCGCGCCCGGTTACCGATTTTGCTTCGGCGGGTTATGGCAATAACGACACCTTTAAAAAGTTCTTTCACGGGTTATTAGAAAACGGTGTATACATAGCGCCATCGGCTTATGAAACCTGGTTTATTACCGATGCCCTTACTTATGACGACCTTAACCTAACGCTGGCGGCTATTGAAAAAACGGCAAATACGTTATAG
- a CDS encoding glucosaminidase domain-containing protein — MIRKIVAFVVLGTLVACGSSKSKSTKPHIQTTKAVTKTKTRKTKGSTSNTTAANTGSTEVLQSTSRTVVYSEQVKEYVNNYKGIAQNNMNKHGIPASIILAQGILESGAGRGDLAVSANNHFGIKCHNDWTGDKVYHDDDAAQECFRKYPTAAGSFEDHALFLTGRSRYANLFKLDKDDYEGWAKGLRAAGYATDPKYPEKLIGLIERFQLAQYDEEVMGGTYKKKAAIKKEEPVVVAAEKAPAQINTPRVSIGTAEAPVTNTAAPAKTVQPATQPTTVAAADSHTVAQGETLYSISKKHNTTVDELIRLNGLNGNALSIGQVLKVK, encoded by the coding sequence ATGATTAGAAAGATTGTAGCCTTTGTAGTTTTAGGAACCCTTGTAGCCTGCGGAAGCAGCAAAAGTAAAAGCACCAAGCCACACATACAAACCACTAAGGCAGTTACCAAGACTAAAACCCGTAAAACAAAGGGATCAACATCTAATACTACGGCTGCTAATACCGGCAGTACAGAGGTGCTTCAAAGCACATCGCGCACGGTGGTGTATAGCGAGCAGGTAAAAGAGTATGTAAATAATTACAAGGGCATTGCCCAGAATAATATGAACAAACACGGTATACCGGCCAGTATTATACTGGCGCAGGGCATACTGGAAAGCGGCGCAGGCCGTGGCGACCTTGCCGTAAGTGCCAACAACCACTTTGGCATTAAATGCCATAACGACTGGACCGGCGATAAGGTGTACCACGATGACGATGCCGCACAGGAATGTTTCCGTAAATACCCAACCGCAGCAGGATCGTTTGAAGATCATGCCCTTTTTCTTACGGGGCGCAGCCGCTATGCTAACCTTTTTAAGCTTGACAAAGACGATTATGAAGGATGGGCTAAGGGCTTAAGAGCAGCAGGCTATGCTACCGACCCTAAATATCCTGAAAAACTAATAGGCCTTATTGAGCGTTTTCAGTTAGCGCAGTATGACGAAGAAGTTATGGGTGGTACCTATAAAAAGAAGGCAGCGATAAAAAAAGAGGAGCCTGTGGTAGTGGCAGCTGAAAAAGCTCCGGCACAAATAAACACTCCGCGCGTTAGCATCGGCACGGCAGAAGCACCTGTTACAAATACAGCCGCTCCTGCTAAAACTGTACAGCCGGCCACTCAGCCTACTACTGTAGCTGCCGCAGATAGCCATACGGTAGCCCAGGGAGAAACATTGTATTCGATCTCTAAAAAGCACAATACAACGGTAGACGAACTGATTCGATTAAACGGCCTTAACGGCAATGCCCTAAGCATAGGCCAGGTACTTAAAGTAAAATAA
- a CDS encoding 1-aminocyclopropane-1-carboxylate deaminase/D-cysteine desulfhydrase, with product MNQTVPLTFLNNITLTIKREDLLHPHISGNKFRKLKYNIQEAKRMSKTALLTFGGAYSNHIAATAAAGKEYGFDTIGIIRGEELESKITENPTLAFAQSCGMQFKFISREAYRHKAEPDFIAAITAEFGDCYIVPEGGTNALAVKGCEEILTEEDSAFTHICTAVGTGGTIAGLINSALPHQAVLGYPALKNAGLQDDILTFAKNQNWQLIEDYHFGGYGKVTPKLITFINAFFGQTSIPLDPVYTAKMVFGVIDGISNGFFPANSRILLIHTGGLQGIAGMNKLLAKKNETLIKTLSDD from the coding sequence ATGAACCAAACGGTACCCCTTACCTTCCTAAACAACATTACCCTTACCATAAAGCGGGAAGACCTGTTGCACCCACATATTTCGGGCAATAAGTTCCGTAAGCTTAAGTATAACATACAGGAGGCAAAGCGCATGAGCAAAACAGCACTGCTTACCTTTGGCGGTGCCTACAGCAACCACATAGCCGCTACGGCAGCCGCCGGAAAAGAATATGGTTTTGACACCATAGGTATTATCCGCGGGGAGGAGCTTGAAAGTAAAATAACCGAAAACCCTACCCTTGCCTTTGCACAAAGCTGCGGCATGCAGTTTAAATTTATATCGCGCGAAGCCTACAGACATAAGGCCGAACCTGATTTTATTGCAGCAATAACAGCCGAATTTGGCGATTGCTACATTGTACCTGAGGGTGGTACCAATGCCCTTGCAGTAAAGGGATGCGAAGAGATACTGACGGAAGAAGACAGCGCGTTTACACACATTTGCACCGCCGTGGGTACGGGTGGCACCATAGCTGGCCTTATCAATTCGGCACTGCCACACCAGGCAGTTTTGGGCTATCCGGCGTTAAAAAATGCAGGATTACAAGATGATATACTTACATTTGCAAAAAACCAAAACTGGCAGCTTATAGAAGATTACCACTTTGGCGGATACGGAAAAGTAACGCCCAAACTGATAACTTTTATAAATGCTTTTTTTGGCCAGACGTCTATTCCGCTTGACCCCGTATATACGGCAAAGATGGTTTTTGGCGTTATAGACGGTATCAGTAACGGATTTTTTCCTGCTAACAGCCGCATCCTGCTTATACACACCGGCGGGTTGCAGGGCATTGCAGGCATGAACAAGTTACTGGCAAAAAAGAATGAAACCTTAATAAAAACCCTATCGGATGATTAG
- a CDS encoding GAF domain-containing protein: protein MDDAQDIKGPLIARISFHKVLEALEQIAENDVDYRADYAKALLKHAAPFPELRQGIEDISLISKHESLIRNLLADLFPTALSNNEIKAAAIPFFNFSFNHTNRFKKILTDAGVDFGISIRNMDEHQFYVFSCCLVLNMYYGYHFDFSKPLFYDIPDAEGIMHHYRILYNADFMELIPTDKAVAVTKEDVDVLMDNFDNLEMWQEKFPEGSWIAKGFGMVSLFDATAESAISNLKSNLLTNEDFNEFTRDNFEAIFRSIYKIGDLRIGFTEVNTEDNIFRLAPFDDIKSYILKDVDEMNCGAMFCSDTLDEILQDKKYLIISDVERFLEENSEDAALARHLLSQDIRSCILAPIVKNNRFYGFIEMVSSRAKELNSINANKLGYIMPFITDTLERYYSELQNEIDAIIQNEYTAIHHSVYWKFREEAMSHLHERNNREAFKEIVFKEVYPLYGQIDVKGSSTARNESTEKDLVLQIQKLLSLFRYIFEEEQLPLIEQHVYELETIEDKLKESLKADTESNIQNYLLNEVHPVLQHFDSSNSEVHKRIAAYFATLDGKVNMVYESRKDFDRTLSAINKQMANLLDEKQAQAQAFFPHYYERFKTDGVEHNLYIGASISPKHQYNPLYLNNLRLWQLQVMCEMENEYYRIKPNLPYELDVTSLILVFSSPISIRFRMDEKRFDVDGTYNARYEVVKKRIDKSNIKGTKERITQKGKITIVYTQKKEEAEYRRYIQFLQHKHLLGNVIETFDVEDLQGVTGLKALRVSINYKAGQKNEGAYTYEDLLKELQQK, encoded by the coding sequence ATGGATGATGCGCAAGACATAAAAGGGCCGCTTATTGCCCGGATATCATTTCATAAAGTGCTCGAAGCATTAGAGCAGATTGCTGAAAATGATGTAGACTACCGTGCAGACTATGCAAAGGCATTGCTTAAGCATGCCGCCCCGTTTCCTGAGCTGCGCCAAGGAATAGAAGACATTAGCCTTATTAGCAAACATGAAAGCCTGATACGCAACCTGCTGGCCGACCTTTTTCCTACAGCACTTAGCAATAACGAGATTAAGGCAGCAGCCATACCTTTTTTTAATTTTTCTTTTAACCATACCAATCGATTTAAAAAAATACTTACCGATGCCGGTGTTGATTTTGGCATAAGCATACGTAACATGGATGAACACCAGTTCTACGTGTTTAGTTGTTGCCTGGTGCTTAATATGTATTATGGTTACCACTTTGATTTTAGCAAGCCGCTGTTTTACGACATTCCGGATGCTGAGGGTATTATGCACCATTACCGTATTTTATACAATGCCGATTTTATGGAGCTTATCCCTACAGATAAGGCTGTAGCGGTTACTAAAGAGGATGTTGATGTCCTGATGGATAATTTTGACAACCTCGAAATGTGGCAGGAAAAATTCCCCGAGGGCAGCTGGATAGCAAAGGGTTTTGGTATGGTGTCATTATTTGATGCTACTGCCGAAAGCGCGATTTCTAACCTTAAGAGCAACCTGCTTACAAACGAAGATTTTAATGAGTTTACAAGGGATAACTTTGAGGCGATATTTCGCTCTATATATAAGATAGGCGACCTGCGCATAGGTTTTACCGAAGTGAATACCGAAGATAACATTTTTCGCTTAGCACCTTTTGATGATATTAAGAGCTATATTCTTAAGGATGTAGATGAGATGAACTGTGGTGCCATGTTTTGCAGCGACACGCTGGATGAAATACTGCAAGACAAAAAGTACCTTATCATATCTGATGTTGAGCGCTTTTTAGAAGAAAATAGTGAAGATGCAGCACTGGCACGCCACCTGCTTTCGCAGGATATTCGTAGTTGTATACTGGCTCCAATTGTAAAGAACAACCGTTTCTACGGTTTTATAGAAATGGTTTCATCGCGTGCTAAAGAGCTAAACAGCATTAATGCAAATAAGCTGGGCTACATAATGCCGTTTATTACCGATACTTTAGAGCGCTATTACAGCGAATTGCAAAATGAGATCGATGCCATAATCCAGAACGAGTATACTGCCATTCATCATAGTGTGTACTGGAAGTTTAGGGAAGAGGCTATGTCGCACCTGCATGAGCGCAACAACCGTGAAGCGTTTAAAGAAATTGTCTTTAAAGAGGTATATCCATTATACGGGCAGATAGACGTAAAAGGGTCATCTACGGCGCGTAATGAGAGTACTGAGAAAGATCTTGTGCTGCAAATACAAAAACTGCTTTCACTTTTCCGTTATATATTTGAGGAAGAACAACTACCCCTTATTGAGCAGCATGTTTATGAGCTGGAGACCATAGAGGACAAACTAAAAGAATCGCTTAAAGCGGATACTGAGTCTAACATTCAGAATTACCTGCTTAATGAGGTGCACCCTGTTTTGCAGCATTTTGACTCATCAAACAGCGAAGTACACAAGCGCATTGCCGCTTATTTTGCTACGCTGGATGGTAAGGTAAATATGGTATATGAAAGCCGTAAGGATTTTGACCGTACCCTTAGCGCCATCAATAAGCAAATGGCTAACCTGCTTGATGAAAAGCAGGCACAGGCACAGGCGTTTTTTCCGCATTATTATGAGCGTTTCAAGACCGATGGCGTAGAGCATAACCTGTATATTGGGGCAAGCATTTCGCCTAAGCACCAGTACAATCCGTTATACCTTAATAATCTAAGATTGTGGCAGCTACAGGTAATGTGCGAAATGGAAAATGAGTATTATCGAATTAAGCCTAACCTGCCTTATGAACTGGATGTTACATCGCTGATACTGGTATTTAGTTCGCCAATATCTATTCGTTTCCGTATGGATGAAAAACGTTTTGATGTAGACGGTACCTACAATGCCCGTTATGAGGTGGTTAAAAAGCGTATTGATAAGAGTAATATTAAGGGTACTAAAGAGCGCATTACCCAAAAAGGTAAGATAACCATTGTATATACCCAGAAAAAAGAAGAGGCAGAGTACAGGCGTTACATACAGTTTTTACAACACAAACACCTGCTGGGTAATGTTATAGAAACATTTGATGTAGAAGACCTGCAGGGCGTTACCGGCCTTAAAGCGTTAAGGGTTTCTATAAATTACAAGGCTGGCCAAAAGAATGAAGGTGCTTATACATATGAAGACCTTTTAAAAGAACTTCAGCAAAAATAA
- a CDS encoding Pycsar system effector family protein: MKIVEKAENFVFHLFKDRLSPHYIYHNFNHTLRVVNAAAAIGQGEGVSEDEAEELALAAWFHDTGYIEGPDNHERRSSKIALDFLKEHNYPEDKARIISHLILATELRAEPKNTLEAVIKDADCAHFADHNYIQLSELLREEWKITGFNTFTDLEWAVGNRLMLLHKHRYYTAYAKKVLQPLKDANIAALQEAINTCSSDSKKKEKKKKKKEEDAKKAEKPERGIDTMFRVTLGNHTRLSDIADSKANILLSVNTIIISIALSSLIPKLDSPANAHLIMPTFIMMLFSTVSIVFAILSTRPKVNTSTFTKEDVANRKVNLLFFGNFHKMSLEDYDAAIKEMMMDRDYVYGSLVKDLYYLGLVLDRKYKLLRITYNIFMTGIIVSVSSFVYAFWML; encoded by the coding sequence ATGAAAATTGTCGAAAAAGCGGAAAATTTTGTGTTCCACCTATTCAAAGATAGGTTATCTCCGCATTATATCTACCATAATTTTAACCATACTTTACGTGTAGTTAACGCTGCCGCTGCCATAGGACAGGGAGAGGGAGTAAGCGAAGATGAAGCGGAAGAGCTTGCCCTTGCGGCATGGTTTCATGATACCGGATATATAGAAGGGCCTGATAACCACGAAAGACGCAGTAGCAAAATTGCCCTCGACTTTTTAAAAGAGCACAATTACCCCGAAGATAAAGCGCGGATAATTAGCCACCTGATACTGGCTACAGAGTTGCGTGCCGAACCGAAAAATACACTGGAGGCTGTTATAAAAGATGCCGACTGCGCACACTTTGCAGACCATAATTACATTCAGCTCTCTGAACTACTGCGTGAGGAATGGAAAATTACCGGCTTTAATACCTTTACCGATCTTGAATGGGCTGTGGGCAATCGCCTGATGTTGCTGCACAAGCACCGCTACTATACCGCCTATGCCAAAAAAGTTTTACAGCCTTTAAAGGACGCTAATATTGCAGCATTACAGGAGGCTATAAACACGTGTAGCTCTGACAGTAAAAAGAAAGAAAAAAAGAAAAAGAAAAAAGAGGAGGATGCTAAGAAGGCTGAAAAACCGGAAAGAGGTATAGACACGATGTTCAGGGTTACACTGGGCAACCACACACGCCTGAGCGACATTGCAGACAGTAAGGCAAACATACTGCTATCTGTCAATACGATTATCATATCTATAGCGCTGAGCAGCCTGATACCTAAGCTGGACAGCCCTGCTAACGCACACTTGATTATGCCTACATTTATTATGATGCTGTTTAGCACGGTATCGATAGTGTTTGCTATTCTTTCTACACGCCCTAAGGTAAACACAAGCACATTTACAAAAGAAGATGTGGCAAACAGAAAGGTTAATCTCTTATTCTTTGGCAACTTTCACAAAATGAGCCTTGAAGATTATGATGCTGCCATAAAAGAAATGATGATGGACAGAGACTATGTATACGGATCGCTGGTAAAAGACCTATACTACCTGGGGCTGGTACTGGACCGCAAGTACAAATTACTGCGTATTACCTATAACATATTTATGACAGGCATTATTGTTTCGGTATCATCGTTTGTATATGCGTTCTGGATGCTTTAG